Proteins from a single region of Clostridia bacterium:
- a CDS encoding cysteine desulfurase family protein encodes MKQVYLDNSSTTKPFRQVADIMFEYLTEKYGNPSSLHRKGIQAEKALRWSRNIIAQALGVQAKEVIFTSGGTESNNTAIFGAVNKNRKIGNRVITTKIEHPSVLNIFRNLEYRGYEVIYLDVDSRGIIDLRQLQGSLTDNTILISIMYANNEIGSIQPIAEIGDIVKNHNDETLFHVDAVQAFGKLDINPVKEHIDLLSISGHKIHGPKGIGCLYIKDGNAINSVFYGGGQEYGIRSGTENIPGIVGLGKAVEIIFSDFEAQTNKMRILKKELINGINKLIPSAVLNGPEPDEAVPHIANMSFPGIQGEIMLHALEQYGIFVSTGSACSSNKSSISHVLFATGKDKETIEGAVRFSLGHFNDKEQIDYAIHRVAQVYKQLVRYSRR; translated from the coding sequence TTGAAACAAGTCTATTTGGATAATAGCTCAACGACTAAGCCATTCAGACAAGTTGCCGATATAATGTTTGAATATTTGACTGAAAAATACGGGAATCCTTCTTCGCTCCATAGAAAAGGTATTCAGGCGGAAAAAGCGTTGAGGTGGTCTAGGAATATTATAGCTCAAGCATTAGGTGTACAGGCAAAAGAAGTTATTTTTACTTCAGGTGGTACTGAATCAAATAACACGGCGATATTCGGTGCGGTAAATAAGAATAGAAAAATAGGGAATAGGGTTATAACAACAAAGATTGAGCATCCGTCAGTTTTAAATATATTTAGGAATCTTGAATATAGAGGCTATGAAGTAATTTATCTTGATGTTGATTCAAGAGGTATTATAGACTTACGCCAATTGCAGGGAAGTTTGACGGATAATACTATATTGATAAGTATCATGTATGCAAATAATGAGATTGGGAGCATTCAACCAATAGCCGAAATCGGCGATATAGTAAAAAACCACAATGATGAAACATTATTCCATGTAGATGCAGTGCAGGCATTTGGAAAACTAGATATCAATCCTGTTAAAGAGCATATAGATTTATTATCCATCAGTGGACATAAAATACATGGCCCTAAAGGTATCGGCTGTTTATACATAAAAGATGGTAATGCAATAAATAGCGTATTTTATGGCGGAGGTCAGGAGTACGGGATAAGGTCAGGTACAGAAAATATACCTGGTATTGTAGGGTTGGGAAAGGCTGTAGAGATTATATTCAGTGATTTTGAAGCTCAAACAAATAAGATGAGGATCTTAAAGAAAGAATTGATAAACGGTATAAATAAATTGATACCATCGGCAGTATTAAACGGGCCGGAGCCGGACGAGGCAGTTCCACATATTGCCAATATGTCTTTTCCAGGTATACAAGGTGAAATAATGCTTCATGCATTAGAACAATATGGAATTTTTGTTTCTACCGGTTCGGCATGTTCTTCTAACAAATCCAGTATAAGCCATGTGTTATTTGCCACAGGGAAGGACAAAGAAACCATAGAGGGTGCTGTAAGGTTTAGTCTAGGTCATTTCAATGATAAAGAGCAGATAGATTATGCAATCCATAGGGTTGCACAAGTATATAAACAGTTAGTAAGATACAGCAGGAGGTAG